The sequence TTGGGCGCAGGAGCGTTGGAGCGCTCGAACCGGGCCACCAGACCCCGCGCCATACGGGCGTAGCACCCCTCAGACTCAGCCGCTACCACCACAGTGGTCAGAAACTGACCCCACTCATTCAGCACGCTGGTGACATACTGCATGGTTCCCCTGCCCTCTCCGTAGATCTTCTTCAGAATCTGTGGAAATAAATCACAGCAAATTAAAACACTAATCATGTGTCCAATGATGCACAATGTGATAATCAATGTAACAACCACGTACTTTTCGTGTGCCGCCGATACAAAGGATCTCGCCGGTCACACTCAGAATCTGGTTGCGGTAGACGGGCATCTTCTCCATCTCCATGATGAGGTGGGCACGCCTCAGCACGCGGGCCGACGGAAGGGGAGACTGGGGGATGGGAGGGGTGTAGGTGCCGGCAGGCTTCACAAACGACAGGATGCCCCTCTGAGATGCTGTTGCCGCTGCAGAGGAACCAGCCGTGTGGGCCTCATACAGCAGGGTCTGGTACAGGTCACGCCGCTCCATGTACCACTGGTCGTGGCCCTGCTGCAGGAGTCGCTGCACCTTGCTCATGCTGACAGCGTTGAGCCGGTCGCTCAGCAGGGTGACCACTCCTCTGTCCACAGCACGCTTCCCACACAGGATGGCTGGGAAGATGCTTCTGACGGCGGGGGCGAGGCTCATCAGGATCTTGGGACTGTAGGCTAGCCAGATGTATTGCTGCCGCCCTTgatcctccttctcctcctcctcctcgtcatcACCGTCACCGTGTGCTGCCTTCCTGAGCTTTTTGCAGTGTTGGCATTTCAGCTTCTCCGTCAGGAGGGTGTAATTGTGCGTCATGCCACACACTTGCCTGGCGTAGCTGCCGAAGCCTTTCTTCTCCAGGAATTCTCCAGGCGGCGCAGGGCAGTTGGTGTTGGGGCAGCGGATCTTGGCTTTCATCACACCGACTGGCCGCCAGAAGAAGGCCGGGGTGGAGAAGAAGGCCAGCATGCTGGGCAGCGCTCCCTTAACACACACAGGAGGTGGAGGTGGGTGGAACTCCATCTTCTCCTTCAGCAGTTTCCTCTCCACAGTCTCTCCTCTGGCATTCTTGTATTTTGACGCCCTCTCATACAGACCGTAGGTGCCGTCACACTTGAGCCACCTGATGTTGGCCGGGGCAATGCCAAGTGCTTGGGTCGACGCGGGCGGCTGTTCCCAGTACTTCTGCCAACCCTCCAGCTGGATGCCGGCAGAGGAAGAGGGAAGCAGCTGTTGGGACGCTGACGGTGGCTGACTGGTGGATGGAGCGAGCTCTCCCAAGGTGGTGAGCTGAGTGGAGACTGACATCTCCGACTCATCCAGGAAACTCTCTGTAAAacacaagacacacacacaaacagaaaagacATGACATGAAGCCTATTGCTTTAAAGGAACCATAAGAATTATGTATCATCTTTATTCTAAGTTATCATTAAATGGTGCTGATATGTTacaagacattaaaaaataatgttaattttaaatcCTTCTATCACTGACAACCGTAATTTAGCCAGGATATTCTCATTTCAAAAACGGATTTGCAGCCCCTAAATGATGTTGTTGTTTAGATTTTGTGCTGATATTTGATGAAATCTCCCAAttggggggaggtggagggttCTAAAGTATCCAGAACTTCTGTGGATATTTTTGTTGACctattttggacatttttttagtaatttcttACATCGGCTACGGCTTCACATGATTGCAGTTCCAGTTTCACCCAGAATCTTACAGATGGCTCCTTTaaatctgatgtgataataaatTCAACATAGCACAAACATCCAATGCAATGCATATTTCATGTACATATTAGCATGACATATATTACCTGCAGCAGCCAACAGCTCTGCGTCGCTGGCGTAGGTAGAGTCATGCTGGGCCTGCGAGTTAGCCGCAGGCACTGCTGCCTTTTTCTGCAGAAAATAAAGTATGAAACTGTAAGATACTCACACACAACTGTAagatactcacacacacagctctgctATGTACAACAACACCAGTGCTGACTAAAAAAAAGCATGAGCATACCTTCAACTTCTTGTCGAGGTGACAGGTGACAGAAGGGAAGTCCCGCACATACTCCAGCATGCGCTCCTTTTGCCACTTGAGCTGCTCGCTCCTCTCACCCTTCTGGCAATACTCGGCCAGCAGCCACACCACCCAGCCGACATCATTCTCGAGGAGCCATCGGAATGACTGTCCAGAATACTTCCCGAAGCTGATCACCAACTGGCCTCTCCACAGCTCCCCACCAGTCTGCTTGGCAGCAGCCTCCGCCAGTTGGGGATCCAGCCAGGTCGGGTCCACCGCCTTGCTGGAAGCCCCTGCCACAGCCGTGGCTGCATCGCTGCGCTGGAGCCGGGCCTGGCCCTGCTTGTACAGAGGGATGCTGGGGTACTGGTGGATCCTCATGTGGGCGCGTAACAGGGGCTCAGTGCTAAACAGCTTCCCACACACGCTGCAGTTGTGCATCTTTGGACCATGAAGCTTCATGTGCCGCGTCAGGTTCGACTTTTCAGTGAACTTTTTGCTGCACACGTCGCATTCATGGCTCTTGCTCTCCATCTCTATCGTTGTAAtctagaataataaaacatttcatatGAGTATTTAGTCACAATAGCCCATTATTAGCCttcatagttaaaaaaaatagatactgatttaaaactgaaAGCCATTGTTATGCTCTCTCCTCCCCATTACACAATACatcacacaatacacacacacccctccaCAGGTGAGCTATCCATAACAATCAGCTCCAGCAAACAGGGCAGCTTTGTGATGGTTAACATacataaataacaaatattataCTAGTCTAAAGgcaattatttggtcatttgtcACCTTAAACTTCCCCGTGTTAAATCAAATTGcaatataaaactgatgcattattattattattattactattataattCATGAATAAACCATTCATCAGACTGGAACAACATTAAAATTACACAACACACAGGACGCctgcaatacacacacacacacacccctccaCAGGTGAGCTAAGCATGACAATCAGCTAAGACAAGATAATTATAAAGATAATGATAAGATAATTATAAAGATAATGATTAAGATAatgataagataataataaagataatgatAAGATGAGCCTTATTTTTACCACAATGGGGAAATTCTCGATGTTGCAGCAGCAGTGGAGAGTTAAAAACGAGTAAAGAATGAtgacaataatataatataaacatatatacacaatataaacaCGGCTAAAATGTAGGCCTTTAGCCGCTAGCTTGCTATGCGCAAAACGATCGCCCCCACTTCAAATTATATCGAAATAGTACAAGCTAAAA is a genomic window of Gouania willdenowi unplaced genomic scaffold, fGouWil2.1 scaffold_94_arrow_ctg1, whole genome shotgun sequence containing:
- the LOC114461119 gene encoding uncharacterized protein LOC114461119, with translation MESKSHECDVCSKKFTEKSNLTRHMKLHGPKMHNCSVCGKLFSTEPLLRAHMRIHQYPSIPLYKQGQARLQRSDAATAVAGASSKAVDPTWLDPQLAEAAAKQTGGELWRGQLVISFGKYSGQSFRWLLENDVGWVVWLLAEYCQKGERSEQLKWQKERMLEYVRDFPSVTCHLDKKLKKKAAVPAANSQAQHDSTYASDAELLAAAESFLDESEMSVSTQLTTLGELAPSTSQPPSASQQLLPSSSAGIQLEGWQKYWEQPPASTQALGIAPANIRWLKCDGTYGLYERASKYKNARGETVERKLLKEKMEFHPPPPPVCVKGALPSMLAFFSTPAFFWRPVGVMKAKIRCPNTNCPAPPGEFLEKKGFGSYARQVCGMTHNYTLLTEKLKCQHCKKLRKAAHGDGDDEEEEEKEDQGRQQYIWLAYSPKILMSLAPAVRSIFPAILCGKRAVDRGVVTLLSDRLNAVSMSKVQRLLQQGHDQWYMERRDLYQTLLYEAHTAGSSAAATASQRGILSFVKPAGTYTPPIPQSPLPSARVLRRAHLIMEMEKMPVYRNQILSVTGEILCIGGTRKILKKIYGEGRGTMQYVTSVLNEWGQFLTTVVVAAESEGCYARMARGLVARFERSNAPAPKVIYADNNCCRDSGSSFLETLFNDWAQRGTVVRLDIRHWLHRWDSVVLKQSHSKYGAFMSAMAGAVLAYNRGDMMLLVQAVRSGSPQLYAQYSDEEMVGFLKSHQVKSYVRRLTRGVEETASVVEFILTDFKGPAGLDIDGIPLFKSTEAVDAHWATASKHLGCMQDPPGIQLYVAVKTVVLNGVQLNKYRCRRGSNSLEGLHAHLYNVIPSKRCGIMPFQVYLVAFAVQWNNRMESLRVAGGQGRKTTCMDPRQIQRMNRQAEVLFGKEHVPEPNFAAPLPYPEQYRDPDEEELLGVEYALCQSTAFTARQYYAQKVEEEQSRQEEEEEEDELADEGVAMEEEEDPIDGVCEQHVVLTQAVKVEEEDSPALQDVLVSQRNLHLPGIQEVEVLAMLLLELTDDADHHHLVPVNLRQKILTAAGCLHEHDRTAANFVKKYESRWAQVTEDSRLLYLLIKMLRNRPPSSRLASPSKVAASIKAQYKRIVDRVRDDPILCGLSIPLPNINNKSISSFFSREEKAANYRATVQPKAKPHRTVLSDQPLPDALALP